GATGGAGACGTTCAAGTCATACTCCGCGGTGGCGACGGTGATGTCCGTCTCCGGACTGGTGCTCGTGCTCGCGATGTCGCTGATCGCGCCGATGGGGTGATCCCCTCTCGAGCGACTGCTCGAGGATTTCGTACACCGTACCCGACCACCGGCTGCGTCGAACCCGACGCTCCGCCGGCTCGAACGCTCGTCAGTACGGATCGGCCGGAAGTTCGCCGTCGTCGAACGCGAGCGGTTCCAGCGGGCCGACCGTGACGTCCTCGCGTTCGCGGAGCTCCGCCGCGACGGGCCCGGATACCACGAGTTCGTCCGGGTTCATCGTGCTCGGGATCCGGGCGACGCGCAGGTCGTCGGGCTCGGCGACCCCGGTCATCGAACACGAGAGCAACAGCGCCGTGGCGTCGTCGGGGACGACGAACGGGAGCTTCGCTCGCCGGGGTTCGCCGCTGGTGACGATGTTGACGTAGGTGTCCTCGAAGTCGATGTCGGCGACGAACTCCCGGTGGACGAAGTCGGCGAGTCCGACGCCGAGCGCGTTGCCGTGCGAGGGATCGGTCAGCGACCGGGCGTACACCCTGGTGACCGACGGCGACTCGGGTTCGGCCTCGCCGTGGAAGTAGTACCTGCCGAGGACGTTGGTGTCCATCCCGGTTCCGGACTTCTCCTTTCCAGCTTCGTCGACGACGAGCAGGTCGAGGTCGTCGACCGGAAGCGAGGGAAACTCCTCGGCGGCCAGCTCCAGCAGTTCGGGTTCGCGCTCCGGGATGTCGGCGGCGTTCACACCTTCGACGTGGGCGGCCCGCTCGTCGGCGTTCTCGACGACCGCGATGCCGCCGACGATCGGTGTTTCCTCGAGCAGGACGCCCGCTCGGTCCTGGATGACGTCGGCGAAATCGGTGGCGATCGCGGCGTTGTGCAGCGACTCGGCGCCGCGATGTTTGCCGAGGCCGATCACCGCCATCTTCGAGAGGCCGCTCTCGACCGCGCCCCGGAAGTCCGTGTGGAGCTTCACGCGGTTGGCGAGGAGGACGGCGTCGGCCTCGAGCGCGTCCGCGGCGGCGTACACCGGACGGCCGAGGTCGTCGGTCCCGACCGACTCGACCGCCATCGACGATCGGATCTCGCAGCCCATCGACTCCTCGGTGATGCCGAGCGCGGCGAGCGTCTCGACCTGTCCTTCGGCGGTCGCGCCGCCGTGGCTTCCCATCGCGGGGAGGACGAACGGCTCGTATCCGCGCCCGGCGAGTTCGTCGACGGCCGCCGAAAGCACCGCGGGCATGTCGTGGATGCCGCGGCTGCCGGCCGTGATCGCGATCTCGGCGCCCTCGGGGAGCGTCTCGAACGCGTCAACGTCGGCGACGGCGCTCCGGGCGACGGCCTCGACGTCCTCGATCGAGGAGACGTCCCGCTCGCGGCGCGCGACGGCGAACGTCGGGAGGTCGTCGATCGCGTGATCGTTGGTCTCCCGCAGCGTCTCGGCGTCGGGTAGTTCCAGTTTCATGGCTCCGTGGGCGGGGCTTCGTTCGCGCGACGGGTCGCCATCTCGGCGGCGACCTCGACGGCGTCGACCAGACTCGTTTCCGACGCGATGCCGTCGCCGGCGATGTCGAAGGCCGTCCCGTGATCGACGCTCGTGCGGACGATCGGAAGCCCGATCGTCACGTTGACGCCGGAGACCTCCTCGCCGCTCGAGAAACCGAACATCTTGATCGGGATGTGTCCCTGATCGTGGTACATCGACACGACGCAGTCGGAGGCGCCCGACGCGGCCTGGACGTAGACGGTGTCCGGCGACTCGGGCCCGACCGCGTCGATCCCCTCCTCGCGAGCGCGCTCGACGGCCGGTTCGATCTCCTCGGCCTCGGCGTCGCCGAGCAGTCCGCCGTCGCTGGCGTGCGGGTTGAGTCCCGCGACCGCGACGGTCGGCTCCTCGAGGCCGAGTTCGCGTAACGCCTCGTCGGTGACCCGAACGGTGTCGAGAACGCTCTCCGTCGTGACGCGCTCGCAGGCCTCCGGCAGCGGAACGTGCGTGCTGACGTGCGTGACCCGAAGTTCGTCCTCGACGAGCATCATCGAGTAGTTCTCCGTGTCGGTGTAGTCCGCGAGCATCCCGGTGTGGCCGGCGTACTCGCTGCCCGCCAGGCGGGTCGCCTGCTTGTTGATAGGGGCGGTCGCGATAGCGTCGACGCGTCCGTCCGTAGCGAGTTCGATCGCTCGCTCGACGTACTCGAGGCTCGCCGCGCCGAACTCCTCGCGGACGACGCCGTACTCGAGGTCGTCGACGTTGTCGAGGTCGAGCACCGGAACGGTCTCGGGGTCGAACTCGGCCTCAGGTATCTCGTCGACGGCGGCAACCTCGAGGGCGCTCTCGCGGACGTCGAGCGCCGCTCGCATCGCGCTCGCGTCGCCGACGACGATCGGCCGCGCGACCGATAGCAGTCGCGGATAGCCGGCGAGAACGACTTCGCTGCCGATGCCGGCCGGATCGCCCATCGTCACCGCGACGACGGGACGGTCTGCATCACTCATTGCTCGCGTGTATCCGATCCAGACAGTTAACGATAGCTCCCGTTCCGCCGAATCCGCCGGCCTTGGTGACGACGCGCGTTCCCGGGGCCCGGCCGTCGACGAGCCGTCCTTCGGGGATGCCCTCGGCGACCGCGGCACCGGTGAGTTCGATCTCCCCGACGGACAACTCGTCCAGGCAGGCGCGGGCGACGTCGCCGCCCGTGAGAAACAGCCCGGCGGGATCGGCGTCTGTTACCGCGTCGCCCGTCGCACGCGCGAGCGCTCTCGAGATTCGATCGCCGGCCGATGGTTCGCTTTCGAGCGCCGCAGCGGCATCTCTCGCGCGGGTTACGTCCGACTCGTCGGTCGCGGCCGTCAGGACCACCCGACCCCGTTCGTCGATGCGATCGACGAGCTCGGGAGCCACCTCTCGAGCCGCCGTCTCGGGGTCCCGAACCGCGGTCGACGGATCTACCCGCACGACGTCGCGATCGGGGACTGCAGCCAGCTGTGACAGCGTCCGGTCGTTGACGCTGCCGACGACCGCGAGCACGCCGTCGCCGCGTCGCTCCGGTGTCGGGGAACGCCGGGGGGTTCCGGGAACGGCGACGTGTTCGGCGAGCCCGCCGCTACCGACGTACAGGATCTCGGCCCCGGTCGTCGCGCTTCCGTCGGCGACGGCGGCGAGGTGCGCCGGCTCGACGGCGTCACAGAGGACGACGCTCGAACCGGCCGTCTCGAGTCGATCCAGGAGCGCGTCCTCGACGGCGTCGCTTCCGGCCGAGACCACCTCGAGTTCGAGGGAGTCGACGTCGTACCGAGAGTCCGCGAAGCGCTCGAGCAGCGACGACTCGTCGACCCCGTAGTCGGCGTCGGCGAGCGGAACCCCTTCGACGAAATGGACCCCGTCGCGCGTCGTTCGTCCCGTCGCCGGAAACGCCGGCGCGACGACCGCGAGGTCGGCGTCGGTCGCGTCGATCGCGGCGTCTACCTCCGGGACGACGTTCCCGCGGAGCGTCGAGTCGACCTTCTTGTACGCCAGCGGCGGCGATGCCTCGAGTGCGGTCCGAACCGCGGCGGCGGCCGTGTCGGCATCGACGTCGCGGCTGTCGGTGTCGATTACGAGCACGTCGGCGTCGGCCGAGCGAGACCGTTCGGCGTGCGGTCCGGAGAGGACGATCCGAACGCCGCGTCCTCGCCTCGCGAACCCGTGGCCGGTGTCGATCGCCCCCGTGAGATCGTCGGCGACGACCAGCGCGTTGGTCATGGCTCACCCATCCCGGCGAAGATACAAAACGACTCGGCGGTGACGAACGGTTCCCTCGCCCCGCCGGATCGAACGGCTGCGCCCTCCGCGCGACGGCCGCGTACGACGGGTTCGGCTCGCGGCGAACTGATCGACCGAAAATCACCCGGCGGAAGTGGGATCGACGTTCGAGCCGCTCGAGCCAGCCCCTCGCGTTCGTCGCCCCGTCCTACGTCTCGTCCGAGGACTCGTCGTCGGCATCGTCGTCCGATGGTTCTGCGTCAGGATCGGTTTCGTCCTGGCGCATCTCGTCTTCGGAAATGGTTTCGTTATTCTCCTGTTCGTCCTCCTCGTCGTCGTTTTCGGTCATTTCGACACCTCCGTCCGAACGTCGCTCGTGTCGGTCGGCCGGTCGCTACTTCCCGATAGCGGGGCTGTTTCGGTGCCACCGTTTCGGGCGTCTCGTCTCCGATCGGCGGTCAGCCGCCCGGTGCGAGCGGGCCGATCGCTACCGATTTCGCACATGGCAGCCGAAACACACCCTCGAGCGGATTGAACCTTTGCCCGTCATTCGACGATCACGGACTCGAGAAGGCGAGAACGACCACGGACAGCGGACATCTCGACCCCTCAACTCGAAAACAGATGTCTCATAGGAAGTTTAAAAATGGATAGTTCAGAAATTGTGAGGGTATGTCATACGAATCACTCCCGGTTGGTGTCCTGGCGCTGGCGCCGCCGCTTCTCGCGATCGTTCTCGCGATGTACACGCGGCAGGTGCTGGTATCACTGTTCGCTGGTATCTGGATCGGCGCGCTGATGATCGCCGACTGGAGCCCCGTCGCGGCGACGGCACTTTCGATGGATTGGATCGTCGAAGTAGTCCGATCACCGTTCAACACCCGGTTCCTCCTTCTGATCATGTTTATGGGGGCCGGCGCCGCGTTTATCTACAAATCGGGCGGGATCATCGCGCTTCAGAACTGGATCGGACACCGGGTGAACACGGCCCGGGACTCCCAGATTCTGACCTGGCTCATCGGCGTGTTCATTTTCTTCGACTCGTATACGAGTACGATCGTCACGGGAAACGCGACTCGGGAGCTCTCCGAGGAGAACGATAGCTCGCGCGAGATGCACGCCTACGTGCTGGACTCGACGACCTCGCCGGTTACGACCTTCGGCCCGGTCTCGAACTGGATCGGGTATCAGGTGTCGATGATCATCGTCGGCTTCGAAGCCGCTCGATTCACCGCCGACGAGGTGGGAATTACCGCGTTCGGACTCTTTCTCCAGAGTATCCCGTGGAACATCTACTGCTTCATGGCGTTCTTCATGGTCGGCTTCATTTCGATTACCCAGCGGTTCTACGGTCCGATGCTCGACGCCGAGTGGCGCTCGCGCAAGGAGAAGCAATCGCTCCGCGAGGACGCAACGCCGCTCTCGGACATCACCACCGACGTCGGCGAACCGAGCGAAAAGAATCCGACGCTGTTCAATTTCTTCGCTCCGATCCTGACGCTACTGATCGTCGGACTCGTTTCGATGTGGTGGCTCGGCGGCGGATACGAACCCGGCGTCGACATCGCGACGGCGTTCCAGGAGACCGACGTCGCTCTCGGCCTACTCTACGGGGCGTTCGCGTTCATGATCGTCGGGATGGTCGGCGCACTCGGTTTCGGAACGATGGATCTCGACGAGGCGAGCGACGTCGTTATCAACGGGTTCAAGACGATGATGATCGCGGCCGCGATCATCGTCCTCGCCTGGGGTATCGGCCACGCCGCCGAACAGGTCGGGACCGCCGAGTTCATCGTCGACGTGATGGTCGGCAGCGGCGTCCCGGGATCGTTCCTCCCACTCATCATCTTCGCCGCTGCGATGTTTATCGCGTTCACGACCGGAACGTCGTGGGGAACCATGGCGATCGTGACGCCGCTGGCGATCCCGCTGGGCTACGAACTGGTCGGCCTCTCGATTCTCCCCGTTCTCATGGGTGCGCTGTTCGGTGGGGCCATCTGGGGCGACCACGTGTCACCGATCAGCGATACGACCGTCATGTCCTCGATCTTCGCCGGATCGGATCACATCGACCACGTGAACACGCAGATCCCGTTCGCGATGACCGCAGCCGGCGTCACCGTCGTCGCGCTGCTCCTGTACGCCGCCGGAATCACCTCGGCCGGAATCCTGCTTCCGCTCTCGTTCGTGCTCACCGTCGTTGCAGTCATCGCACTGAACAAAATCGATGCCCGCCGCAAGAATCTCCCCGAAGTCATGCCGAGCGCTCGAGCGATCGATAACGGTGACGTCGACGTCAACGCGATCGAACGAGACGACGTCCAGACCGGAACGACGGCCGTCAACGGAGCCTACGATCACTTCGAGGTCGTTCCCGTAACCGCCGTCATCATCGTTCTCGGATATCTCGCGCTCGTCTTCGGATTCGCGATGCTCGCCACCTGAATGGGTTCTTGTAAGCGATTCAAAACAAAATCAGGGGATCAACGCACGGTCAGCGTGATCGAGTGGGTCCGGAACCGGTCACTCGTCCGGATCAGACGCGTTCCGTCAGTTCTTTTTCTACTCCTCGTACTCGCGTTTCTTTCGTTCGTCGGCGCGCTTGTTCTTCTCTTCGACCTCGTGAGTCGTCGTCTCGACCTGGGACGTAGCTACTCCTCCCGCTCGCGGTCAGTGTCCGCGTGCGATGACCGACCGACACGATATCTTTGTGATTGCAGGGAGAGCGCTCCTTGTCGCGCCTCTCGACTCTTCCAGAAGGTGCATTCACACGGAAAAGCGCCCCGTCTGTGGTGAGGAACTCCACGAGGGCGAGGAAGAACGGATCGGAACTCTGTCTCAAGGGAAAAATCATCACTTCTGTTCGACCGATCATCGGGACGAGTTCGAAGAACAGCCCGGGACGTACATGTAACCGATCGAGTACGGAATACTCCTCCCCAGCTGGTAGCCGGATACCGAACCAGTCGCTCAGTACCGTTCGCAGACGTGCTGTCGTTCACGCCGACTCACCTCCGGCCTCAGGTAGACCCGAGAGCACCGCTACCGGATTCCACCGTGTCGCACCCTCTCGCGGGCGGACGTGCTCGAGCGACGTGAGATCCGGCGCCTCGAGCGTCGTTGAATTGACGCCCGGGTTCTGGTCGTGTTCCTCGAAATTCGCACGGTTGACTCGGATCCGCCACAGCTCACGCAGATCGCTTCGACGAGGATTTCGGCCTGACCGGCGGCCGGACTCGCGAGTTCACGCTCGAGGTCGCGATCATCCCACTCGGTGTTGGCGCTCATCACGACCCTCCGTCCTGACTGGGAGTGCGCCCGGCTCCGGAACGTTCGTCTGTTGTTACTGTTGTAACAAGCAGACTGTTACTCCTGCCGTACTCACGACAGTTTCTTTAACAATCTCTCTACTTTCCGAACGATGGGAGATAGGAGCGGAGAGTCCAATCTAATGGCAGCCTGCAAAGAGTGCGGTTCGGTGTACGCGGCTATGAAGCTATCAAAGGAGCGAATAGTTCCGATTGGAAGTCGAGACGGGTGTGGTTCCTGCGGGAGTACGGAATTTAAGCCCCTCTCGAAATTGGCCGATACTCCCGACTCTATTGAAGAGGATACTGGGGACTGACAGTACCGTTCTCCGTGATAGTATTCTCGTCGCCTACGCCGATCCGCTCCTACAGTACCAACTGAAACGATTTACACACCGATCACAGGACGGCTGTGCGATGGGGTGTGCACAGATTTTCAGTGGCTACGATAGTTCTCGAGCGCACGGCGAACCCGCTCGTCGGTCGCCTGCTCCTCACCTCCGTGACGGTCGGGCGACGTCTCCGGATCCGGGATCGGGACGTCGACGCCAGCGGCGGAGCCGCGGGTCGGACGCACGTACGTATCGCACTCACCGCAGCGGTGGACGCGATCGGCGCGTTACCGAAAGCGCGACGAAACCGGTCCGAAACGCGGGCACCGCAGTTGCGACAGGTCGAGTGATCGACCGACGGCCAGGGGGGCGATCGTCACCGTCTCTCACTTCCGTTTGCGCAGACGATCGCCGGACGTGGCGGGGCCGCAGTCCGATCCGTGTTGATAGCGGGTTTCGACCCTCGTCGATTGGATGTTGAATCTGCCGGAATCGGACAGATGAATCGATCTACGGAACGGTCTGTATGAACGTGAAACGAGACGATTACGAACGCAGCGCGTTCGCGAGCTGCGTCGCGTTCGTGAGACGAGCGGAGCGAGTCGAACGGGCGCGACGGGATTGTGAACTACGCCCGAGAACCTGCGCGAAGCGCAGAACCTCGGTCTAATTCAAATCCCGCGCGGTTCGCTATTCGTGTTCGCTGTCACTCGCACAGAATAGCGGGCGCGACGGGATTTGAACCCGCGACATCTTGGTCCGGAACCAAGAACTCTGTCCACTGAGCTACACGCCCTCGAGGGCGAAGCTAGTCTGAGCGACCGTATAATGGTTCCCTTTCATCACCGCACCGCCACCACCGTTCAATAGTACCCGGTGATAGACGAGTTATAGCGAGGATTCGATATCGGCGGTTTCGGCGGATTCGGTGCCCGGATACTCCGCGTCTGCGAGCGATATCTCGAGGCCCTCTTCGAACGTTTCGACGGTGACTGTCCGTCCTTCGTAGGAGAACGAGAGCTGCTGGAATCCGGAACTCGAGTCACAGATCGAATCGAGTTTATCGGGATCGATCGCGTTGTAGAGCGGCTCGAGAGCGATCGGGTCGACGCCGTCGACGCGAGCGACCAGATCGATAATCGCCGTACTCGGTCGTCGATTCTCCGCGTCGGTCACTCTTGCCGTCGGTCGTTGAGAGTTCACTATTAGTGGTGTGCAGGGCAGGAGTAAAGAAAATAACCCAATATTTCGGCCCGAAGTCGATGGAGGAAATGAGTGTCACTCGCAGGGTTCAATCGAGCGTGACGTGCGGAGCGCGACCGGAGTCAGGTATTCCGGAGACCCTAACACGCGTTATGATGTGCGGTGTACGCCGGCGGCGGAGACGAGCGCTATTCCTCCCGGCGCGGTACCTCGTGGCGTCCGAAGCCGTACCGGAGACGGTTCGCCAGTCGTCGCGAGAAGCGGCCGTCGTCGGCCCGCGAGCCGAACCGTTCGGAGAGCGCGGTGTAAATCAGCGGCAGGGGGACCTCCTGCTCGAGCGCCTCCTGGACCGTCCAGGTTCCCGTCGAGCCGCCCTCGATGCGGTCCGCGACGGTGCCCAGATCCGTGCCCTCCTCGCGGAACGCCTCCTCGCAGAGTTCGAGCAGCCACGAGCGGATCACCGCGCCGTTGTTCCAGACCGACGCCACGTTCTCGAGGTCGAGATCGTACCGCCCCTCGTGGAGCAACTCGAAGCCCTCGCCGTAGGTCTGCATCAGCGCGTACTCGACGCCGTTGTGGACCATCTTGACGTAGTGACCCGAACCCGCGTCACCCATGCGTTCGTGTCCGTCGGGGCCGGTCGCGACGGCGTCGAAGACGGGCGTCAGTTCGTCGTAGGCCCACTCGGGACCGCCGACCATGAGCGAGAAGCCGAGCTTCGCACCCGCCGGGCCGCCCGAGGTCCCGCAGTCGAGGTACGCCGCGGAACAGGCCTCGGCCCGGCGCACGGAGTCCTCGAAGTAGGAGTTGCCGCCGTCGACGACGACGTCGTTCGAATCGAGATGCGGATCGAGGTCCTCGAGCGTCGCGTCGACCGCGTCACCCGCGGGGACCATCAACCAGATGCGCTTCCCGTCGCCGAGTCGGTCCGCGAGATCGGAAACCGATTCGGCGGGTTCGGCCCCCGCGTCGGCGGCGGTCGCGACCGCTTCCGGATCGAGGTCGAAGGCGACGACCTCGTGGCCCGCCTCGAGCACCCGATCGACGACGATCTGTCCCATGCGTCCGAGTCCGATTACGCCCAGTTGCATGAGCGTGGATGGGCGGGGCTGTGAGGTAGTGGTTGTGATTCGTCGTGGAGTCCACCGACCGTCGAAACGGGAAAACGAGAGCGTATCCGCCCGCGACGCCTGGGAGAGGGCGAGGGCGTACGAAGTTCGCCGCCGAGATTACTGGATGGGCTCCTCGAGTCGCGCCCAGCCGATCGCGTCGAGGACGATGACGCGGTCGTCGTATCGGACGTAGACGCCGTTGTACTCGCCCCGGTCGGCGTCGTAGTACGGCAGCGAGTCGCGGATCGCGTCGACGATCGACCACGCACCGTCGCGCTCGAGCGTCACGTGTTCCCACTCGTCGCGCGCGTTGTTGTGGATCGCACGCTCCAGTGCCGTTCGAGCGCCCGGGATCTCGGCCAGTCGACGCGTCGAGGCGTCGATAACGGTCGCACCGTCGGGAACCTCCCCGACGATTCTGGCGCCGAGATTCGCCTTCGAGCGCGCCGTGCCGTTCCGTGAGCGTTCAGACTGGAGGACGTAGCCGGCGGCCGCAGCCGTTCCCACCGCGAGTAGCGACAGGGCCATTCCCTTGCCCCTGAACATCATGAGAGTACCTTACAGTAACTGACTAAGTATCTTTCGTAACAATCTTGTTTTCTGAAATGTATCGGAACAAAACAGAGTCGTGGCGAGCTAGATAATCGCAGTCACGTCGGTCGTGATCGCGCCGGCGACGACGAGCAACAGGATGCCGACGACCGCCCCAGCGCGGTACAGCGGCAACGCGTCGGCCGCGGGTTCGCGGAGTTTTTTGCCGTTGAGACCGGTCTCGAAGCGCTTCGCGCCGACCTCGACGAGGCCGGCCAGCGCGAGCCAGAGCGCGACCATCGCCAGGACCAGTTGCCCGTTCGTCGTCTCGACGAGTCCGTCCGCGGTGTATCGCGTCCCCGCGAGGTGACCGCCGGTGAGCAGCAAGACGAGCGCGCTCACGCGCGATATCGTCGTGAGTCGGCCGGAGATCGCCTCGAGCGGTTTCGTCGTGTTGAACGCACCGTCTCGAGCGAGCGGCAGGACGACGAACGCGACGTAAAAGACGCTGCCGGCCCAGAGCGCGGCGAAGACGAGATGGGCCGTCCGAGCGAGAAACGTATCAACCATACCGAAGGGCTTCGTGAGGGATGGTATCAGCGTTCCGACTTTCCGCCGAGTCCAGTCCCTCGGAGCGTGTCACTCGTTCGGACGTGGACTCGCCGAACGTCGTAAAACCCGTCGAGGGTGCTCGCCCCCGCCCGCTCACTCGAGCCACTCCGGCAACCACGCGACCAGCCGGCGACGAAGGAGGACGTAGACGATCGAGACGGCGATGCCTCCGACGACCAGCGCAGCGATCCACCCCTCGAAGACCAGGAGTGGCGGCACTGCGAGGACGACCGCAGCGACGCCGTCCTCGGGTGCGCCGTCGTAGCGGATCCACCGCCGGGGGCGAATCCACCGGCTGCGGGCGTGGTCGTAAACCGCACGGTCGCCGCGGCTGGTCCAGGGATCCATCTCGGGCCCGTCACCGAGCGCATCGCTCGCCGCGTGAAGCCACGCGACGACGGCGACGGCGGCGAACGTAACGGTCGCGCTCGAGGTCGCGAAGACGGCGAGTCCGACCGCGAGGACAGCCACCGGGAGACCGACGACCGGAAAGTGAAAGCTCCGACGGTGCTCGAACGGGAGGTCGAGATCGGGCGCGAGACCGCCGACGATCGCGCCGACGGCGAGCGGAGCGGCGAACTCCGGGGAGACGTAGGCGACGGGAGCGACGACTGCGAGGCCGGCGAACACGTGAGTCGTCGCCATCATACTCCGCTATAGATGGGCGAGCGAGAAAACGGTAGGCGAATCGTCACGGCGGACAGCCTTCCCGTTCCACGACCGCGTGCGCTCGGGCGAACGACTGCGCGAGTGCTGGCTGGCGGCTTATCCGCGTCGATAGCCAACGGCACGCATGGATCAGGACGACCCTCGGCGACGGCGCATCCTTCGGGTCGCAGCCGTAACGGTGACAGGGTCGACGGCCGCGGTTGCAGGTTGTACCGACCAAGAAGATGCCGAGGACGAGCCGGAGGCCGAAGAAGGAACCGGAAACGGACAGGAACAGGACGGCGAAGAACCGGAGGAGGTCGAAGACGACGACGGCCTCGGCGAAGCCGAGGGGGCCGAACAGAACGGAGAGGGCGGCGAGCAAATTCTGCTCGCGGCCGACGAGGACGAGGTCTGGATCGGAGAGGAACCGTCGGAGATCGAGGGCGAGGAGAACCCCACCCTCGAACTCGTCGCGGGCTGGCAGTACGAGATCGGTTACGTGAACCGCGGCGGCGACAGTCACAACCTCGCGCTCTGGGCGGACGACGAGGAGCGCGACGCGACGGACGTCAACGAGGAGGAGGAACAGTGGCTCACCGTCGAGGCGAGCGACGACCTGACGTCGTACCGCTGTGAGGTCCACCCCGAGACGATGGAAGGAGATATCGAGGTCGACGAGTAGCCCGCCGCTTCAGTCCTCGTCGCCGCTCGCCGCGCGATCCGGAGCGAGTCCCTTCCCGGCGAGTTCGGAGAGCGCCTCCTCGGTCTTCTCGAGTCCGTCGAGCCCCAT
This DNA window, taken from Natronococcus sp. CG52, encodes the following:
- a CDS encoding CopD family protein; translated protein: MVDTFLARTAHLVFAALWAGSVFYVAFVVLPLARDGAFNTTKPLEAISGRLTTISRVSALVLLLTGGHLAGTRYTADGLVETTNGQLVLAMVALWLALAGLVEVGAKRFETGLNGKKLREPAADALPLYRAGAVVGILLLVVAGAITTDVTAII
- a CDS encoding HalOD1 output domain-containing protein, whose amino-acid sequence is MTDAENRRPSTAIIDLVARVDGVDPIALEPLYNAIDPDKLDSICDSSSGFQQLSFSYEGRTVTVETFEEGLEISLADAEYPGTESAETADIESSL
- a CDS encoding Na+/H+ antiporter NhaC family protein — translated: MSYESLPVGVLALAPPLLAIVLAMYTRQVLVSLFAGIWIGALMIADWSPVAATALSMDWIVEVVRSPFNTRFLLLIMFMGAGAAFIYKSGGIIALQNWIGHRVNTARDSQILTWLIGVFIFFDSYTSTIVTGNATRELSEENDSSREMHAYVLDSTTSPVTTFGPVSNWIGYQVSMIIVGFEAARFTADEVGITAFGLFLQSIPWNIYCFMAFFMVGFISITQRFYGPMLDAEWRSRKEKQSLREDATPLSDITTDVGEPSEKNPTLFNFFAPILTLLIVGLVSMWWLGGGYEPGVDIATAFQETDVALGLLYGAFAFMIVGMVGALGFGTMDLDEASDVVINGFKTMMIAAAIIVLAWGIGHAAEQVGTAEFIVDVMVGSGVPGSFLPLIIFAAAMFIAFTTGTSWGTMAIVTPLAIPLGYELVGLSILPVLMGALFGGAIWGDHVSPISDTTVMSSIFAGSDHIDHVNTQIPFAMTAAGVTVVALLLYAAGITSAGILLPLSFVLTVVAVIALNKIDARRKNLPEVMPSARAIDNGDVDVNAIERDDVQTGTTAVNGAYDHFEVVPVTAVIIVLGYLALVFGFAMLAT
- a CDS encoding four-carbon acid sugar kinase family protein, yielding MTNALVVADDLTGAIDTGHGFARRGRGVRIVLSGPHAERSRSADADVLVIDTDSRDVDADTAAAAVRTALEASPPLAYKKVDSTLRGNVVPEVDAAIDATDADLAVVAPAFPATGRTTRDGVHFVEGVPLADADYGVDESSLLERFADSRYDVDSLELEVVSAGSDAVEDALLDRLETAGSSVVLCDAVEPAHLAAVADGSATTGAEILYVGSGGLAEHVAVPGTPRRSPTPERRGDGVLAVVGSVNDRTLSQLAAVPDRDVVRVDPSTAVRDPETAAREVAPELVDRIDERGRVVLTAATDESDVTRARDAAAALESEPSAGDRISRALARATGDAVTDADPAGLFLTGGDVARACLDELSVGEIELTGAAVAEGIPEGRLVDGRAPGTRVVTKAGGFGGTGAIVNCLDRIHASNE
- the gnd gene encoding phosphogluconate dehydrogenase (NAD(+)-dependent, decarboxylating) — translated: MQLGVIGLGRMGQIVVDRVLEAGHEVVAFDLDPEAVATAADAGAEPAESVSDLADRLGDGKRIWLMVPAGDAVDATLEDLDPHLDSNDVVVDGGNSYFEDSVRRAEACSAAYLDCGTSGGPAGAKLGFSLMVGGPEWAYDELTPVFDAVATGPDGHERMGDAGSGHYVKMVHNGVEYALMQTYGEGFELLHEGRYDLDLENVASVWNNGAVIRSWLLELCEEAFREEGTDLGTVADRIEGGSTGTWTVQEALEQEVPLPLIYTALSERFGSRADDGRFSRRLANRLRYGFGRHEVPRREE
- a CDS encoding metal-dependent hydrolase — protein: MMATTHVFAGLAVVAPVAYVSPEFAAPLAVGAIVGGLAPDLDLPFEHRRSFHFPVVGLPVAVLAVGLAVFATSSATVTFAAVAVVAWLHAASDALGDGPEMDPWTSRGDRAVYDHARSRWIRPRRWIRYDGAPEDGVAAVVLAVPPLLVFEGWIAALVVGGIAVSIVYVLLRRRLVAWLPEWLE
- a CDS encoding nickel pincer cofactor-dependent isomerase, group 22, with translation MKLELPDAETLRETNDHAIDDLPTFAVARRERDVSSIEDVEAVARSAVADVDAFETLPEGAEIAITAGSRGIHDMPAVLSAAVDELAGRGYEPFVLPAMGSHGGATAEGQVETLAALGITEESMGCEIRSSMAVESVGTDDLGRPVYAAADALEADAVLLANRVKLHTDFRGAVESGLSKMAVIGLGKHRGAESLHNAAIATDFADVIQDRAGVLLEETPIVGGIAVVENADERAAHVEGVNAADIPEREPELLELAAEEFPSLPVDDLDLLVVDEAGKEKSGTGMDTNVLGRYYFHGEAEPESPSVTRVYARSLTDPSHGNALGVGLADFVHREFVADIDFEDTYVNIVTSGEPRRAKLPFVVPDDATALLLSCSMTGVAEPDDLRVARIPSTMNPDELVVSGPVAAELREREDVTVGPLEPLAFDDGELPADPY
- the pdxA gene encoding 4-hydroxythreonine-4-phosphate dehydrogenase PdxA, with the protein product MSDADRPVVAVTMGDPAGIGSEVVLAGYPRLLSVARPIVVGDASAMRAALDVRESALEVAAVDEIPEAEFDPETVPVLDLDNVDDLEYGVVREEFGAASLEYVERAIELATDGRVDAIATAPINKQATRLAGSEYAGHTGMLADYTDTENYSMMLVEDELRVTHVSTHVPLPEACERVTTESVLDTVRVTDEALRELGLEEPTVAVAGLNPHASDGGLLGDAEAEEIEPAVERAREEGIDAVGPESPDTVYVQAASGASDCVVSMYHDQGHIPIKMFGFSSGEEVSGVNVTIGLPIVRTSVDHGTAFDIAGDGIASETSLVDAVEVAAEMATRRANEAPPTEP